Proteins from a genomic interval of Orbaceae bacterium lpD02:
- a CDS encoding H-NS family nucleoid-associated regulatory protein, which produces MAKKIFLSNNIRSIKAQTKNISLEQLHSIQAKLEEIIKERQKEDEEAKKNLIEHNKKVEDYLKQITSDGVALAELLKKANLPAFKKLRKMRPPRPPKYKYTDSNGNLRTWTGQGRTPKPIQHALNSQTKSLKDFLI; this is translated from the coding sequence ATGGCAAAGAAGATTTTTTTATCCAATAATATTCGTAGCATTAAGGCGCAGACTAAAAATATTTCGCTTGAACAGCTCCATTCAATTCAGGCTAAATTAGAAGAAATCATTAAGGAACGCCAAAAGGAAGATGAAGAGGCAAAAAAAAATCTTATTGAACATAATAAAAAAGTAGAAGATTATTTAAAACAAATTACAAGCGATGGTGTTGCCTTAGCTGAGTTACTAAAAAAAGCCAATTTACCCGCATTTAAAAAGCTACGTAAAATGCGGCCACCTCGCCCTCCTAAATATAAATATACCGACAGTAACGGCAATTTACGCACCTGGACTGGACAAGGTCGAACCCCAAAGCCAATACAGCATGCCTTAAATAGCCAAACAAAATCATTAAAAGATTTTCTTATTTAG
- the mfd gene encoding transcription-repair coupling factor, whose protein sequence is MPNIILPNAQGEIQEFGQLVGSSISLFCAKILSLHQGPVVIITDDMQQTTRLHEELKQYSSIPTMLFPDWETLPYDSFSPHQDIISQRLSCLYQIPTLKKGALILPVNTLMQKICPSSYLSAHVFIMQKGQHISREGLRSQLENAGYRSVNQVMEHGEYATRGALFDVYPMGSSVPYRLDFFDDEIDSIRIFDVETQRTLDEIDNIQLLPAHEFPFDKAAIELFRSQWRENFAVRLEAESIYQQVSKNILPTGIEYWQPLFFNEPLASLFNYLPNNTLLINTQNIHQFAEKYWQDIQNRYESRNVDPMRPLLKPEQIWLKVDEVFAKFKHYPRVIISNEKITSKKAQNLGYEALPELAIQIQQKDPYHHFQQFLQNYHHKIIFSVESQGRREALQDVLGRIKIYPNYIETASEIETATQQFYLMVGASEQGFIDVDNQFALVTENELFGRRIIRRKKEAKQAINTDNLIRSLAELTPGKPVVHLEHGVGRYSGLTTLETGGISAEYLIIIYANETKLYVPISSLNLISRYSGGDEETAPLNKLGSDAWSKAREKAAEKIRDVAAELLDIYAQRETKPGFEFKQDREQYELFCQGFAYQETDDQLNAIGAVISDMCTPIAMDRLVCGDVGFGKTEVAIRAAFLAVINHKQVALLVPTTLLAQQHYENFCDRFANWPIRIEALSRFKTAKQQQKILADLQDGKVDIVIGTHKLLQTDVKWRDLGLLIVDEEHRFGVRQKERIKAMRANVDILTLTATPIPRTLNMAMSGMRDLSIIATPPARRLAVKTFVREYDSYVIREAILREILRGGQVYYLHNDVADIENSQKKLQELIPEARIAIGHGQMHERELERVMNDFHHQRYNLLLCTTIIETGIDVPNANTIIIERADKFGLAQLHQLRGRVGRSYHQAYAYLLTPPPKALTKDAKKRLEAIASLEDLGAGFALATHDLEIRGAGELLGEDQSGQIEAIGFNLYMELLDEAVKSLRQGKQPSLESLLSNQQVDIELRLPTLIPDDFIADVNTRLSLYKRIASIEELEELSDIKVEIIDRFGRLPEPVQFLLDVTKIRFNAQRLGINKIELGEKGGYIEFGANNQVSVDYLIGEIQKDPKRYRLDGQNRLKLLKTDLQRQQRIDYINTLLSQFAMHCANEQ, encoded by the coding sequence ATGCCTAATATTATACTGCCTAACGCACAAGGAGAAATCCAAGAGTTTGGTCAATTAGTCGGCTCATCAATTTCACTATTTTGTGCGAAAATACTGTCACTTCATCAAGGCCCCGTTGTAATTATTACTGATGATATGCAACAGACAACACGTCTACATGAAGAACTCAAGCAATACTCCTCAATACCTACTATGTTATTTCCCGATTGGGAAACATTGCCTTATGATAGTTTTTCTCCTCATCAAGATATTATTTCGCAGCGATTATCATGTCTTTATCAAATCCCGACCTTAAAAAAAGGCGCCTTGATCCTTCCGGTAAATACCTTAATGCAAAAAATCTGCCCAAGTTCTTATTTAAGTGCGCATGTTTTTATTATGCAAAAAGGGCAACACATCTCTCGAGAAGGTTTACGATCCCAGCTCGAAAATGCTGGCTATCGTAGTGTTAACCAAGTAATGGAACACGGCGAGTACGCCACTCGAGGCGCACTTTTCGATGTTTATCCAATGGGTAGCAGTGTCCCCTATCGGCTCGATTTTTTTGATGATGAAATCGATAGTATTCGTATTTTTGACGTTGAAACACAACGAACCTTAGATGAAATAGATAATATTCAATTATTACCAGCACACGAATTTCCATTTGATAAAGCCGCAATAGAGCTATTTCGTAGCCAATGGCGAGAAAACTTTGCAGTCAGGCTTGAAGCGGAAAGTATCTATCAGCAAGTCAGCAAAAACATTCTACCTACTGGCATTGAATACTGGCAACCGCTGTTTTTTAATGAACCCTTGGCCTCTCTTTTTAATTACTTACCTAATAATACTTTATTAATTAATACTCAAAACATTCATCAATTTGCCGAAAAATATTGGCAAGACATTCAAAACCGTTACGAAAGTCGCAATGTTGACCCTATGCGACCGTTGCTTAAACCTGAACAAATTTGGTTAAAAGTCGATGAAGTTTTTGCCAAATTTAAACACTACCCTCGCGTAATTATCAGTAATGAAAAAATAACCAGTAAAAAAGCACAGAACTTGGGCTATGAAGCGTTACCCGAGCTCGCAATACAAATTCAACAGAAAGATCCTTATCACCATTTTCAACAGTTTTTACAAAATTATCATCATAAAATTATTTTTTCTGTTGAATCACAAGGTCGTCGTGAAGCGCTACAAGATGTTCTTGGTCGAATAAAAATTTATCCCAACTATATTGAAACAGCGAGTGAAATTGAAACGGCTACTCAACAGTTTTATTTAATGGTTGGAGCCAGTGAACAAGGCTTTATTGATGTTGATAACCAATTTGCCTTAGTGACTGAAAATGAATTATTCGGTCGCCGCATTATTCGGCGTAAAAAAGAAGCTAAACAAGCGATTAATACTGATAATTTAATTAGAAGCTTAGCTGAGTTAACACCAGGTAAACCAGTTGTTCATTTAGAGCATGGTGTGGGTCGATATTCAGGACTCACAACACTTGAAACCGGCGGAATATCCGCGGAATATTTGATTATAATTTATGCTAATGAGACAAAGCTTTATGTCCCTATTTCATCACTAAATTTAATTAGTCGGTATTCTGGTGGTGATGAGGAAACCGCTCCACTCAATAAATTAGGTTCTGATGCTTGGAGCAAAGCTCGCGAAAAAGCAGCCGAAAAAATCAGAGATGTGGCAGCGGAACTACTTGATATTTATGCCCAGCGAGAAACCAAACCAGGCTTTGAATTTAAACAAGACCGCGAGCAATATGAATTATTTTGCCAAGGATTCGCTTACCAAGAAACGGATGATCAACTTAATGCAATTGGTGCCGTGATTAGTGATATGTGTACGCCTATCGCGATGGATCGCTTGGTCTGTGGTGATGTTGGTTTTGGTAAAACAGAAGTTGCGATCCGTGCGGCTTTTTTAGCTGTGATAAATCATAAGCAAGTTGCCTTATTAGTCCCAACAACCTTACTTGCTCAACAACATTATGAAAATTTTTGCGACCGATTTGCCAATTGGCCTATTCGCATTGAAGCATTATCTCGTTTTAAAACGGCTAAGCAGCAACAAAAAATATTAGCCGATTTACAAGACGGTAAGGTTGATATTGTTATAGGTACCCATAAACTACTACAAACTGATGTAAAATGGCGTGATTTAGGCTTACTCATTGTCGATGAGGAGCATCGTTTTGGGGTAAGGCAGAAAGAGCGCATTAAAGCGATGAGAGCTAACGTTGATATTTTAACTTTAACAGCAACGCCAATCCCAAGAACCCTCAACATGGCAATGAGTGGTATGCGTGATTTATCGATTATTGCCACCCCACCAGCGCGTCGCTTAGCCGTTAAAACATTTGTCCGAGAATACGATAGTTATGTTATCCGTGAAGCCATTTTGCGTGAAATATTGCGTGGTGGGCAAGTGTATTACCTGCACAATGATGTAGCTGATATCGAAAATAGCCAAAAAAAATTACAAGAACTCATTCCTGAAGCACGTATTGCAATTGGCCATGGTCAGATGCATGAACGCGAACTTGAACGCGTAATGAATGATTTTCATCACCAACGTTATAATCTACTGCTTTGCACTACAATTATTGAAACAGGGATTGATGTACCTAACGCTAATACTATTATTATTGAACGAGCAGATAAATTTGGTTTAGCACAGTTACATCAGTTAAGAGGACGGGTTGGCCGCTCTTATCATCAAGCTTACGCTTATCTATTAACACCGCCACCAAAAGCATTAACTAAAGACGCTAAAAAACGCTTAGAAGCTATCGCTTCATTAGAAGATTTAGGGGCAGGCTTTGCGTTAGCCACTCATGATTTAGAGATTCGTGGAGCGGGTGAGTTATTAGGCGAAGACCAAAGCGGCCAAATTGAAGCAATCGGTTTTAATTTATATATGGAATTGCTTGATGAAGCCGTCAAATCGTTAAGACAAGGCAAACAACCATCACTAGAATCATTATTAAGTAATCAACAAGTGGACATTGAGCTACGTTTACCAACACTAATTCCAGATGATTTTATTGCTGATGTCAATACCCGCTTATCGCTTTATAAACGCATTGCCAGTATTGAAGAGCTTGAAGAACTCAGTGATATAAAAGTTGAAATAATTGATCGATTTGGTCGTTTACCCGAGCCTGTACAATTTTTATTAGACGTAACTAAAATTAGATTTAATGCCCAGCGATTAGGCATAAATAAAATCGAGTTAGGGGAAAAAGGTGGCTACATTGAATTTGGCGCTAATAACCAAGTTTCAGTCGACTACTTAATTGGTGAAATACAAAAAGATCCTAAGCGCTATCGCCTAGATGGACAGAATCGATTAAAACTATTAAAAACTGACTTACAAAGGCAACAACGTATTGACTATATCAATACACTACTTAGCCAATTTGCTATGCATTGTGCTAACGAGCAATAA
- the lolC gene encoding lipoprotein-releasing ABC transporter permease subunit LolC, producing MFYPLSTFIGLRYAYSRKSDSFGRFVSWLSMIGIMLGSIGLIVIMSVMNGFENEMQKNILQYLPQAQIIGQANRLSTIQYPLTSIPTINQVDNIVPLVTADVILQSTKNITISTLIGIEPNQYDPISSRIYGGSYASLQQGKYNIILGRHLADLLNIDIGDTIRLMVPEVSQITPVGKIPSQRIFNVSALFAANRDIEQSVVYLNIDDAAKLMRYPPNTITSWRLYLNNPLNIESIVTTKLPEGLHFDDWRAKRGELFQAISMEKNVMGLLISLIVIVAAFNIITSLSLLVMEKQNEIAILKTQGLTHKGIMMIFIIQGASSGVVGTVLGCLIGLFISYNLSDIMSTLGLTFSGIRLPSVVDITQVVIVFIALLMLSIVSTLYPAYRAAKTQPAEALRYE from the coding sequence ATGTTTTATCCTTTATCTACTTTTATTGGTTTACGTTATGCATATAGCCGAAAATCAGATAGCTTCGGTCGATTTGTCTCTTGGCTATCAATGATTGGCATTATGCTTGGATCTATTGGTCTAATTGTTATTATGTCGGTAATGAATGGTTTTGAAAATGAGATGCAAAAAAATATCTTACAATACCTTCCCCAAGCGCAAATAATCGGTCAAGCTAATCGACTGTCGACAATTCAATATCCATTAACATCGATACCGACGATTAACCAAGTTGACAATATCGTTCCTTTAGTAACGGCAGATGTCATTCTACAAAGCACTAAAAATATAACGATTAGTACTCTTATTGGTATTGAACCAAATCAATACGATCCTATCTCTAGCCGCATCTATGGTGGCAGTTATGCGTCATTGCAACAAGGTAAATATAATATTATTTTAGGACGTCATTTAGCTGATTTATTAAATATTGATATTGGTGATACTATCCGCTTAATGGTGCCAGAAGTTAGCCAGATAACCCCTGTTGGCAAAATACCCAGCCAACGTATTTTCAATGTTTCAGCGCTATTTGCTGCTAATCGAGATATTGAACAATCAGTCGTTTATTTAAATATTGACGATGCAGCCAAATTGATGCGTTATCCACCAAATACGATCACGAGTTGGCGGTTATACCTAAATAATCCATTAAATATTGAGTCGATTGTTACAACGAAATTACCCGAAGGGTTACACTTTGATGACTGGCGTGCTAAACGAGGCGAGCTATTTCAAGCAATTAGCATGGAAAAAAATGTTATGGGATTACTTATTAGTCTCATTGTGATTGTTGCTGCCTTCAATATTATTACATCATTAAGTTTGCTAGTTATGGAAAAACAAAATGAAATCGCTATTCTAAAAACACAAGGATTAACACATAAAGGAATTATGATGATTTTTATCATACAAGGTGCAAGTTCAGGCGTTGTTGGAACCGTGCTTGGTTGCCTCATCGGGTTATTCATTAGTTATAATTTAAGTGATATTATGTCGACTCTAGGTTTAACTTTTTCAGGTATTCGTTTACCATCAGTTGTTGATATAACACAGGTTGTAATAGTATTTATTGCATTGCTTATGCTGTCAATTGTGTCAACACTTTATCCAGCTTATCGAGCAGCTAAAACTCAACCGGCAGAGGCGTTACGTTATGAATAA
- the lolD gene encoding lipoprotein-releasing ABC transporter ATP-binding protein LolD — MNNQAKIDSNALISTKNLSKSYQDGKSVIEVLKDVTFSINAKAMTSIIGSSGSGKSTLLHILGGLDKPTSGEVIFKSQTLNSLSEVQKAALRNKEIGFVYQFHHLLADFSALENIAMPLLIAGVKSKEAQERAFDMLNAINLSHRAKHRPAELSGGERQRIAIGRALINHPSIVMADEPTGNLDHSTAEIIFELLITLNQQYGTAFLVVTHDLSLARKMDQQYMMSQGTLNLITGD, encoded by the coding sequence ATGAATAATCAGGCTAAAATTGATAGTAATGCGCTTATTTCAACCAAAAATTTATCTAAAAGCTATCAGGATGGTAAATCGGTGATTGAAGTATTAAAAGATGTCACTTTTTCTATTAATGCTAAGGCGATGACATCAATTATTGGCAGTTCGGGATCTGGAAAAAGTACGCTATTGCATATACTTGGTGGCCTGGATAAACCGACATCTGGCGAGGTTATATTCAAATCGCAGACATTAAATAGCTTATCTGAAGTCCAAAAAGCCGCTTTACGTAATAAAGAGATTGGTTTTGTTTATCAGTTTCATCACCTATTAGCCGATTTTTCTGCGCTTGAAAATATTGCGATGCCTTTACTTATAGCGGGAGTAAAAAGCAAAGAAGCGCAAGAAAGAGCATTTGATATGCTTAACGCAATAAACTTATCTCATCGAGCAAAACATCGACCAGCAGAGCTTTCTGGTGGTGAAAGACAGCGGATTGCGATTGGCCGAGCATTGATTAATCACCCTTCAATTGTAATGGCCGATGAGCCAACCGGTAACTTAGATCACTCTACTGCTGAAATAATATTTGAACTATTAATTACCCTCAATCAACAGTATGGTACTGCATTTTTAGTCGTAACTCATGATTTGAGTTTAGCCCGAAAAATGGATCAACAATACATGATGTCTCAAGGGACATTAAATCTAATTACGGGTGATTAA
- the lolE gene encoding lipoprotein-releasing ABC transporter permease subunit LolE, translating to MLSLFLARKFRRGRRQSGMLSLISIISTLSIAIGIAALIIGLSAMNGFEKELKNRVLSVIPHGEFYSPNGTLPNWRAIQSQIDHGRGIVSSAPFISFTGLIENSNKIKAVQVQGIDLEQEAKMSILPTYILDNKWPAFKQDNKQIIIGVGLADSLDAKEGDWITLLIPTNDDSSRQLKQPKRIRLSVAGIMNFSGTLGNSIAFIPLSDAQQYLNLGDNVTGIKVNVDNIYNANYIIHNIAMDIATPLYITSWEQNYGYMYHDIQMIRQIMYLAMVVVISVACFSIVSTLVIAVKDKQRDIAILKTLGATNQLISKTFIFYGMISGFVGSIIGVLIGIIISLQLSTIIHVIESLIGRQLLNSHIYFIDFLPSELHLTDIMIVFCTAMVLTLVASYYPARRACKLDPVKILNGF from the coding sequence ATGTTATCACTTTTTCTAGCACGGAAATTTAGGCGAGGGCGCAGACAAAGCGGAATGTTATCTCTCATTTCGATTATATCTACCCTAAGCATTGCTATCGGCATTGCCGCCTTAATTATTGGTTTAAGTGCGATGAATGGCTTTGAAAAAGAATTAAAAAATCGAGTGTTATCTGTTATCCCTCATGGTGAATTTTATTCACCGAATGGAACATTACCAAATTGGCGAGCGATACAAAGCCAAATAGATCATGGTCGAGGGATAGTTTCATCAGCACCATTTATCAGTTTTACGGGACTAATCGAAAATTCAAATAAAATTAAAGCGGTTCAAGTTCAGGGTATAGACCTTGAACAAGAGGCAAAGATGAGTATTTTACCAACCTATATCTTAGATAATAAATGGCCAGCCTTTAAGCAGGACAATAAACAAATTATTATCGGCGTTGGGTTAGCTGATTCACTCGACGCGAAAGAAGGCGATTGGATTACATTACTTATTCCGACTAATGACGATTCTTCTAGGCAATTAAAACAACCTAAACGGATCCGTTTAAGTGTTGCAGGGATAATGAATTTTAGCGGTACGTTAGGAAATAGTATTGCCTTTATCCCCCTATCTGATGCGCAACAATACCTAAATTTAGGTGACAACGTAACAGGGATCAAAGTAAATGTTGATAACATCTATAATGCAAATTATATAATTCATAATATCGCGATGGATATTGCTACGCCTTTATATATTACTAGTTGGGAGCAAAATTATGGTTATATGTATCATGATATCCAGATGATAAGGCAGATTATGTACTTGGCTATGGTGGTGGTAATTAGTGTGGCATGCTTTAGTATTGTTTCAACACTTGTTATCGCCGTCAAAGATAAACAGCGCGATATAGCCATTCTAAAAACACTCGGTGCAACAAATCAACTTATCAGTAAAACGTTTATTTTTTATGGTATGATATCGGGTTTTGTCGGTAGTATTATTGGTGTTTTAATCGGTATTATTATTTCATTGCAATTATCTACTATTATTCACGTTATTGAGTCTTTAATCGGGCGTCAATTATTAAATAGCCATATTTATTTTATTGATTTCTTACCTTCAGAGCTACATCTAACTGACATTATGATTGTATTTTGTACGGCGATGGTATTAACCTTAGTGGCGAGTTATTATCCCGCTCGCCGTGCTTGCAAACTCGATCCTGTTAAAATTTTGAATGGTTTTTAG
- a CDS encoding exopolyphosphatase encodes MTSENNNFNEYAVIDLGSNSFYMLVVKKVNDSYNVIYKNKQNTHLATGLDDEYQLSDSSIRRGVASLTLFAERLNGFPVNHVKVVGTYALRVAKNRHKFLMAAAKVFPYPIEVVSGQEEARLIYIGAINNESVAKSDLKLIIDVGGGSTEIAIGINSTPILVESRPMGCVTYAKQFFPEQKIDRQSFDRAKLAAEQQVEKIIKSVKSKNIAIAFGSSGTIKSIYNILLDIGVTDGIITPKRLDDLVSYVLEFKRFSDIDYPSLSKARKHVFVSGLAIFYGVFKAFDLQKLHYTQSALREGILHEMVGDNKINQDICQQTIHNLFKQYNVDETHANQVAITAKHFFKQWQRASPVVIDKTLESMLYWSALLHEIGLSINFSGIQKHSAYIIRHSNMPGFNEEQQFLLSTLVRYHRRGFKLDTIPYFSLFDNKQIYPLLQILRLAILVNNQRSNTLNPDVFKLAVLDNDPHKIELIIDKEFAKHNRLILLDLEQEQQYWQQNKPCQLGIKIG; translated from the coding sequence GTGACATCTGAAAATAATAATTTTAATGAATATGCGGTCATTGATTTAGGCTCAAATAGCTTCTATATGCTGGTTGTCAAAAAAGTGAATGACTCGTATAACGTTATTTATAAAAATAAACAAAATACTCACCTAGCAACGGGTCTGGATGATGAATATCAACTTAGTGACAGTAGCATTCGACGTGGTGTTGCCAGCTTAACACTCTTTGCCGAGCGTCTAAATGGCTTTCCTGTTAATCACGTTAAAGTGGTCGGGACTTATGCTCTACGGGTCGCCAAAAATAGACATAAATTTTTAATGGCAGCAGCCAAAGTATTTCCTTATCCGATCGAAGTCGTTTCTGGCCAAGAAGAAGCCAGGCTTATTTATATCGGAGCAATCAACAATGAATCCGTTGCAAAATCTGACTTAAAGCTCATCATAGATGTTGGTGGTGGCTCGACAGAGATAGCGATTGGTATAAATTCGACACCAATATTAGTCGAAAGTAGACCTATGGGCTGTGTCACTTATGCAAAACAATTTTTCCCTGAGCAAAAAATTGATCGTCAATCATTTGACCGCGCAAAACTGGCAGCGGAGCAGCAAGTTGAAAAAATAATTAAATCCGTTAAAAGTAAAAACATTGCTATCGCATTTGGCTCATCGGGTACCATAAAAAGTATCTACAATATTTTACTTGATATCGGTGTAACTGATGGCATTATTACACCAAAACGTTTAGATGATTTAGTTTCCTATGTGTTAGAATTTAAACGTTTTAGCGATATAGACTACCCTTCTCTATCTAAAGCCCGTAAACATGTTTTTGTTAGTGGACTTGCTATTTTCTACGGCGTTTTTAAGGCATTTGACTTGCAAAAACTTCACTATACGCAAAGTGCTTTACGCGAAGGCATATTGCATGAAATGGTTGGCGATAATAAGATTAATCAAGATATTTGCCAGCAAACAATCCATAATTTATTTAAACAATATAATGTAGATGAAACTCATGCCAACCAAGTTGCCATAACCGCCAAACATTTTTTTAAACAGTGGCAGCGTGCCTCTCCTGTTGTCATTGATAAAACGTTGGAATCAATGTTGTACTGGTCTGCATTGCTGCATGAAATCGGCTTAAGTATTAATTTTTCGGGAATTCAAAAACATTCCGCTTATATTATACGTCATAGCAATATGCCAGGATTTAATGAGGAGCAACAATTTTTATTGTCAACGCTCGTTAGATATCATCGTAGAGGCTTTAAACTAGACACAATACCTTATTTTAGTTTGTTTGATAATAAGCAGATTTATCCATTATTACAGATCCTTCGATTAGCTATTTTAGTGAATAATCAGCGTTCAAATACATTAAATCCGGATGTATTCAAACTTGCTGTTTTAGATAATGATCCTCATAAAATTGAACTTATCATTGACAAAGAGTTTGCTAAGCATAATCGACTCATTCTATTAGATTTGGAACAAGAACAGCAATATTGGCAACAAAATAAACCTTGTCAGCTAGGGATAAAAATAGGTTAA